From Quercus lobata isolate SW786 chromosome 1, ValleyOak3.0 Primary Assembly, whole genome shotgun sequence, one genomic window encodes:
- the LOC115955527 gene encoding GLABROUS1 enhancer-binding protein-like 2, producing MVWRENDTLNLLQSLYKYAENKRADPVAATADMSSFYNSFKKTFHCKVTRLQVADKVRKLKKKFKDNLEKKGKTFSFSNLHEKNLYKLSKSIWGLRKDSRETKCVVNKKLKFDFEGHGMEAFVKKRGLSLSSFKDTKKKMSLKEKWNEFKFSELETTRRQAALERELYELALDELPSGSL from the coding sequence ATGGTGTGGAGGGAGAACGACACGCTTAACCTTCTCCAATCCTTGTATAAATACGCTGAGAACAAGCGTGCTGATCCAGTTGCTGCAACTGCAGACATGAGTAGTTTTTATAACTCATTCAAGAAAACTTTTCACTGCAAAGTTACGAGACTTCAGGTggccgataaagtgagaaaactgaagaaaaaGTTTAAGGATAATCttgaaaagaaagggaaaactttttctttttccaaccTCCACGAGAAAAATTTGTATAAACTATCTAAAAGTATATGGGGATTGCGAAAGGATTCGCGTGAAACCAAATGCGTGGTTAATAAGAAGTTGAAGTTTGATTTTGAGGGTCATGGTATGGAGGCATTTGTGAAAAAGCGTGGACTGAGTTTGAGTAGCTTTAAAGACACTAAGAAAAAAATGTCTTTGAAGGAAAAGTGGAATGAGTTTAAATTTTCTGAATTGGAGACAACCCGCAGGCAGGCTGCATTAGAACGAGAGCTCTACGAATTGGCATTGGATGAATTGCCCTCGGGTTCTCTTTAA